In the genome of Lactuca sativa cultivar Salinas chromosome 3, Lsat_Salinas_v11, whole genome shotgun sequence, the window AGGGTTGCCAAAGATGCCACCTTAGAAGTCAAATAAGCTTTAAGCTACAATACACTATCATATTGGTATTTTTTAAACATGATTGTTCAATAATAAATCATATACAAaatatttgtattttttaaaCATGATTGTTCAATAATAAATCATATACAAAAGTACTCCACTAACTAGATATATACACGAGGCAAAGTACATTATTCTTTATTCTTGAAAGTCATTAACCCTTTTCTAGAACTTCATTTTCACACTAGATATCTTAATATGTATTTTTACAAATAAAAACACAAATTGTttaaagggaaaatgaaatcgTAGCCCATCAAACTTTTAGATTTTGATTTAAATGGTCCATAAACTATTTTTTTTGGCTATATGGTAAATAGGGTGGAATTTGACCTTTATATTTAGTCCCCATCATGAAATAACCGATCAAATATGCCACATACCCATGTGAATGTTATATGGTTGTCTAGTAACTTTCTATGTGGATCAAAAGCCAAAGGGTTAATATCATCTTTGCCATGGAagaataggaaaaaaaaaaaagaaccgaCATCATGGAAGAATGTATATTGGATTTAATTAAAGATGTAAAAGTATGATTTTTTTAACATCATATATAAGATTGGGGTTCGAATTCATCAAGGTACCATTCGCTTCATATTCATCGGTCTTAATCTTTATCAATGGATTAAGTGCAGATGCAAATGTGTTACTTGTAATCGGAAAGACTTTTGTTCTTACCCATTCACGTTTTAATTATCTCTAATATGCTTGTATGCTTGACTCTCACATCCCGATAGTTGCTTTCTATTTTGGGTGAGTTTTTATAAAAGTTGGTAtttccaataataataataataataataataataataataataataataataataataatcaaggttgtaaaaagtGCTCGACGTTAGCTAAtcggtggactggggttaagggattaatcggctaggcggagatttaTCAGAGGATTAATCGGgaaccattaattgctaattttttgaattttaaaaaatttaatatgactaatatcatatcaaagttcgtaaataccactaatatgataatAAAATAGgctaatatgattaatacaacactaatcatgcctcaaatagtttctattgaaataaattttcttcaaaatgttaaaatttcatcgttttataatgtttcactcattatgtatgcaaggattaatcgctaggcgccctctaatcggtcgagtaacGCCTACGGATTAATCAGAGATTAATCAGGACCTATTCaggatttttacaacagtgataataataataataataataataataataataataataataatgtaattAAACTAAAAAGTTTATATTTCATTAGAGAACTTTCAATTTAAATGGGCTCATAAAGTTGTATGGGCTCTAAAATGGTAGGCCCATTTAAATTGAAATTGATTTGTTGGAGAATTAGCTTTTGGCGGCATTTCATTTACAGAACAATGTTCTCAAAAATTCTCTCAGAACAGAGATAATGGAAGAATCGAAGGTGATTGAAAACGAAATCGAAGGTCTGATAAACAACGCGCTTCGTTTAGAATTTCAAAAGCGTAGTGACATCGTCGGACTTCATCCCGTCGAATCTGCCTTTCATTCAGTACCCTAAACATCTCTCTAATGTCTGTTTAAATTGATTGATGATTAAAGACTATTTATATTGAGCATCTGAGTGTGTTTTCCTTTAGGAAATCGTGAGAGAAGAGAATATTCAATGAAGGATCGTTGAGAACACTTATCGCTTCGTTTTTCCATTATAGCAGGAAATAAATTCTTCTAAGGTACGTATTGATGTTAATTATGTTTTATTACGTAGTGTTTGATCTGAATTTTCTACTTTTGAAAACGATGCTTCTGAACAAATTAGGGCTTTGCTTGTTTGTGGATTTAATTATCGATTTGTTGATAGTTTAGTTTTTTCCAAAAGTCATATTGAAGCTGCTTAAATCCAGATTCCATGAACATAACAGGATTACATGTTGTTGAACTTGTAAGGGATAATGTCATAAAAAGTCTTAAATTTGACAGAaaatgacagttttacccttcgataaatttttggtttgtttatgCCTAGGGGTGTAAAAGAGTCGAGTCGAGTACTGCTAAGCTGACTAAGCTCGAAGCTCGACTCGCCTAAAATACTCGAGCTTGATGCTTGACTCGAACTCGCCTCAAGCTTAGATTTGAAGCTCAGACTCGACTCGCGAAATACTCGATACTATCGAGCTCGGCTCGCGAGCTCTGTTcggttcaacaaaaaaaaaagttaaaatcatcTCAAATTAAAAACATTTCACATGCTTTTACTTTcttcaaaataacaaaaaattcaCAATAACCCATCTAATGTCAATATAGCACCAACCATCTATGTGATTGCATTTTCATACACCCAAAACACGAAAAAGAAACATTCTCAAAAGTTTTTAAGTGCAACTTAATTCCTTACTCCCTAATCGTCGTATAAAAGCTAAAAGTGTTgaaatatttaataatttaaaagtatataaagggtaaaaatttaattttataaatactcAATTAAGCTCGCGAGCTTATTGAGCCGGGTATTTTACTACTCGAGCTTGGCTCAATAAGGTACTCGagtagctcgagctcgagctcgactcgATTAAAGTCGAGTCGATTTCAAGTATTTTCCGAGTCGGACTCGAGTTTCTCGTGAGCTATCTCGTCTCATTTACACCCCTATTTATGCCgcaaacttgtcatttttttgtAGGTTTTGCTCTTTTTACCTGTAATAATAGGTTTCCAGATTACcattattattttcaaaaaaaacccttaagtttacaaatAACTTGCAAAAAACCCTTaagattatatacatataaaatataaatatatattcaaaatttgctaaaactaaatagtttttaaaatataaatgtcaaaagtttatatCAAACTAATATAAGTTTTATTGTATTTATATTATGAAACCAAATCTGAAACATATTTTTAGCTATATGTACGGTAAATTTTATATTGGTTTGATATAAACTATttatattgaaattttaaaaaagttacctagttttataaaaatttaaatatattctttaattaatacttaaacttttcaaagcaaaattaaaaaaatgtttgttagttaataattaattatgctAGAATAGTTAAACATATGAATAATATGACattaattacatttaattaatttttttaaaaggaaaataaaaatattttatatgtttaaatgaTTTGTATTTCAAAAATAATAGTGTACTATATTTTtcgtaaaataaatatatttatataataaattagacaaatatatttatattttatatgtttaaaatgtttatgttattttttatgtttaaaatgtttatgatattaaaaaaatgataatattattattttattaaacatataaaaaatatgATACGTTATTAtttctaaaatataaactttttaaacatataaaatatttttattttccttttaaaaaattaattgaatGTAATTAATCTCATATTATCCATATGTTTAACTATTTTagcataattaattattaactaatagacgttttttaattttgattttaaaagtttaattagtaattaaggaataaattcaaatttttataaaattaaagaacttttttaaaatttaaatataaaaaattatatcaAATCAATATAAAATTTACGATGCTTAAAACCAAAAATatatttcagttttggtttcataaTATAAGTTCAGTAAAACTTATATTAGTTTGatataaacttttgacattttattttaaaaaactatttaattttCTCAAATTTtgaatatgtgtttatattttatatgtttataatcttaagtgtttttttgcaaaatatttgtaaacttaaaggttttctcgcaaaaaaataattaatgGTAACCTGGAAACCTGCTATTACAGGTAAAaagggcaaaaccgacaaaaaaatgacaagtttgtGGTATAAACAAACCAAAATTCTGACGAAGGGTAAAACCGACATTTTCTGTCAAAACTTACGGCTTTTTATGTCATTATTCCAACTTTTAACCGGTGAAGTTGAAGCCTTTTCTTCTTGCACACATTGGGTTATGAACTCTTCTAATTTACTAATCACACAACTTTGGGTTTCAATTTGGAATCTGACCAAAACTTGCATAGATGAATCAAGTAATAACTGATAGGAAACATGAAAACAATCAAAACATGTGTTGCCAGTTAACCTATTCATCAACAGAGTAGCTTATATTGTTACATGTTTCTAAAGAATTCAATCTATCAACATCAATCTGTTGTTCCAAAAATTCTGAAAATCATCATCATGACCAAAATCCATGTACTTTAGGATCATACCATTGCTTGTTCTTCTAGCCTGAAtaccaaaaccaaacaaaaacaTCACTTCACTTCACTTTTACTCAAAAATCTAAAAAATTAAATGAAGATTCGACTCCTACTTACTCAATAGATCCAAGAACAACATCTCCTTTCCCATTTGTAGGtgaaacaacaccaaaaatcacaAAACCACCCAATACAACcatcaaaacacccaaaacattCACCAAAATCGCCTCAACACAATAATGTGAAATAATCTTGTGCATTTGAAGAAACGTCATTTTTCCTAAAACACCCGTGATACAAGAAGCTAAAGCAAGGGTATATATGTAAACTCCAAAAAACATATGCCATGTCATCAATGAACCTTTGAATTTCGTTGAACCACATGAGCACCAAAATGTTGCAAATCCAACACCCCACTACAATCAAATAGTTTTCTAAGATTATATAGTTTTAATATTGGGTTAATCTCATAAAAAAccttatattttatgttttttctaaattaaacttcaACTTTATTTAtttcctgaaaaaaaaaaaaaaaaaccttgtattttttcatttttcccgAAAAAACCCTCAATTTTGTCTTTTTTTCCGAAAACCCCCTCAACCTTCCAACTGTTTCTGAAAAAAACCCTCAAAACCCTCACACTTTAAAAGtaatctcataaaagaccttatattttatgtttttcctGATTAAACTTCAACTTTACTTATTTCCTAAAAAAACCTTGTATTTTTCCATTTTTTCCGAAAAAACCCCTCAACCTTCCAACTTTTTTCCGAAAAATCCCTCacattttacatttttttcaaaaaaaatgactaaaaggtTCAGATCAATAAAAATGAAAAGGTGCAAACTCATTTtcaggaaaaaaaaaataaaaaaataaagtgtgACGTTTAATCCggtaaaaacataaaatataaggttttttatgagattaacccttTAATATTTGAAGTTATTATATACAAAAAAGAGTGGAAAATAAGAACCTGAATTGCAAATAGGAGTAAGGAAGCTAAACCTAACCATGAGTGTAGACTGTAGAAATTGCCGATTCCTTTATCGTTGTGAAACTTCCAAACAGCCCATAAACCAATTAGACTGAGTATGAATGCTAGGAATTGGAGTGAGAGATGAACTAGTTTTTTAAAAGTCTTTGTTCCTgatattgttttatatgctaTCATAGCTGCATTCATGAATCATGATTCACTTTGAAGTAGGAATTAGGATTACTGATTGTTGTGGTAGTGTTTGGCATGATGGAATCAGAGATGGAATGGAATTGTTCATTTCAATTCCATTCCATCTCTGAGTTATATTATAACTTTTCATTCCATATTGAAATCGAATGAAAAGTTATAATATAACCCAGTGATAGAGTGGAACGGTTCATTCAATTGGaatgaaaaagtaaaaaaaaaaaaaaaaaaaaaaaaaaaaaaaaactattggaATGGAATGGGCTATTGATTTTGTAATTTTGGTGTTTTTTCCATTCCATATTGAAATCGAAAGAAAAGTTACAATATAACCCATTTTTATCTATAAAACTTCTAATTACAcacattttgttttaaaaattttatggttttaattaatttataattttattttctaaacatTACTAGAAAGTTttaattattactattattataatcTTATTTGGGTTGTAATAAGCTTTTAGTATGCTTAATCTTTAGTTTTTGTAAATAATAAGTTCTATAATAATTATAACAGTGTTCTAACTTCTAACTACATATTTGaattacatataatataaaaaattatcaTAATTGCTTTTTCTTATTACAATAATCATATTTGTAATTTGTACAAAATTTAAAAAACCGATGAAAATTATCAAATTTTACACTAACAAAATTCATATTAGGAGATAATTAAAAGTACACTTTACCTTCCCCATTCAACAAAAGAAGACCAGTCACCATCATAACAGGATGAACCTACAAAAAACACAGCTTTATTTATGTAAATACTTAACttgaaatataataataataataataataataataataataaactataACCTAATTAGCATACACACATTTCTCATATCATAAAAACTAAAACCAACTCAAGCCCtaatagttttatatatatataaaaagggaAAAGATTATATAAATAGAAAGGGAATTGAAGAATTACGTTGAAGAGTAGAGCTTTGTTTTTGGAGAAAAGAGCCAATCCTCCTCTGTAGTGAACATTCCATATAAGAACTAGGATCAGTATTAATACGCTTAGACTTCTTACGCATAAGAATATTGGGAATTTAACCACCGGAACCACCATCTTCCGGCGAGATTAAGACGATCGGAGgttgttagggttagggttagggcTAGTGCTCCGGCGGAGATGCGGTTGTTTATCGGAGGTTAATTTGTGGATTGTGGTGTCGGGTGGATGGGTTACGAAGTGTGAATTGGGGAAGAAAGATAGAAGCTTCATGAGTTACAATTTACAACTTACAAATGAACTTTGAAGTTTTCAAATAATAGTTTTTActaattagttaattatataaaaaaaaattaatttgattTTTTATTGATGTTAAATTACAGGATGTGAcgataaaaatgttttttttagaaaaattatatttatttgtatgtattttataaaattgtCCTTCATTTGTTTATATAAGCAAATTATAGTTTAAGAGATTATTATTCCCTTTATGGGGACAAATAGAAATTTTACTAGACATCTTGCACGATCGAATTCGAATCCCATTTTTTGATCGTCGTGCTTTAAAAGAAGTTTAAAGGGAATATGACTTATtaagttaattaatttttttatttgtttatatttggataaattttttttttacacattTAAGTAAAAAAGCTTTTTAAAATTGTTCACATATGACAATTATGACATGTTGTAGCAGGTTACATGCGGTCATAATGATCATATGTAAATattttcaacaagttcgttacctatgttacctagatgtgtataaaaaaaatagttatcaaaatatgaacaaaacgaaaaataaaagtaaattacatgaatgtcTCTATGGTTTTGGGAAATTTGTGCGTTTGGTCTCTAAATGGCACAACAGTATTTTTAGGTTAGATATGGACCAAAtgtgcaacaaaaataaacagtaatgatcatccgagttaaaaaaataagttagggatcaaACGTATAAATTTCCCTAACCACAggaaccattcgtgtaatttactcctaCTTTTGGTTTTGCTCATATTTGGAtaactatttttttgtacacaATTAGATAACGAACTTGTTAAAATTGTTCATATATAATCATTATGATCAGATTAACATGCTACAGCATGTCATAATTGTCATATGTGAACAATTCCAAAacgttcgttacctagatgtatataaaaaaaatatattacttagatgtgaacaaaccgaaaaattaattaccttaataagtcatattCCCAAGTTTGAATGGTATGTAGTAACTAGTGCTATACATTTTTTGGATAAAACATGTTGGACTATATTTTgtggtttatgctttgtttttgtATGTTTTATGTGTTCTCGATTTTAGACCGAAATCATTAGTGGGTTTAGTGTGTTTTCGGTGGGCTTGTTATGTTTGGGCTTTAGGTTATTGGTCTAGTATAAATATGGTATGTGTATAGCCATTGTAGGGTAGAATGCGTGAATGCGTTTTTGAAGTATTGTAAGTGACTCACAGCTAAAAGTAGCTTGAATGTACTCGACAATTGTCCAATAGAATTGTATGCATCCATTTGAAACGTGTTCTTGATATATTGTTTCGTATCATTGTTTGATTAAGATTCTACATTAATCAAACTATTGCATTGGTACCTTGATAGATCTGAGTTAAGGGACTTATAAGTGTTATCAGAGCCTTAAAAACGACTTAAGGCTGTTTTGATATCAATTGCTTTTCGAAACATTAAttagtttgtggtgttttcaggTTGTGTtgaaagaaaaatgatttttgttgttcttcgtgttcatcgTTTTCTTAGTGTTCTTCACTAATTTTGGAGGATATTGCATGGGAAATTGTTTTTGGTAATTTACCAAAATTTGAAATTCATTGGATAAGGAAACACGATCAAAAAATCGTTTTCAGTTAGGTTCTAGTGTTCTCGGtaggggtgtgcaaaaaaaccGTAAAACCGAAAAACCAAGCCGAACCGGCCaatccgaaaccgaaaaaaaccgaaaccgaaaaaaccggatATCAACGGGTCGGTTTTTGGtttttatatttaggtatccgcggatacccgaaccgaaccgtttgattatatatatatatatatatatatatatatatatatatatatatatatatatatgaaccgtTAAAAAAAAGTATTATTTCATTAGTATTGTTTCGATTGATCTACGAGTGTAATAACCTAAACAAAAATCCATATCGACAAATCCAATTTTGTAATTCTAAATtcatttgatttttttgtttttattattgtatttattatacaaattataatatatgatatttgaacttcattatgttttttttaactctTTGACTTACTAATTTTAAGAAAGAGATAAGTAAAATGGAGTTTTTAGTTTcaattgaatttaattttttatattttaccgGGTACCCGTGAACCGAACCGTGGTTACCCGCTTTTAtatggttcggttcggttcggtttttttgTCAATACGGTTCGGTTTCGGTTAGTGCATATGAGGTACCCGCTCCGTAGTCACGGTTCACAATTTCATTACTATCCGAACCGAACCGCCCCGTGAACACCCCTAGTTCTCGGCGGCTGGTGAATAACGTTTTCGGCAAAAGGGTATTGGGTTCTCAGCTTGGAAgagtgatattgccatatttatatatgttttttggcaatatttatttacatttttattaatattttgtttatttgcatagaataatggtacttataagcTTAATTTATATTCTGCAGCAAAAtagaagcattttcgaagaaaaggactaaaattgtcaaaaCATAGAACTTTGAAGGCTTGGTTAATGAAAGAATAAGAAACCCACGAAATCTGTTGTATTCACGTCATGAGATGTCTAGATTCATGACGTGAGTTAGAGTATTCTAGACGATAGGCACCGAAAGGAAGAGTCCTTGTCAaacatgtgttggattagtgtctaagtccataactattttggtatgtacttgacccgatggtgaatggtccttttggattgccttcaccaaagcaacttgattggagaaataaataaagagagaggttattatgatttattaatatgttataagaataatatattaaaagagaaatcatatttgtttaattaatattggtcaataattaattaagaattaattttgtgatcaaatgtaattaattaaactagaggggctgaattgtaattatgtgatagttgcaaaatagggcaatggttatccttgttaaaggatggacgagttcaaggataaggatatccttaaaatcgtccaaggttcaagagatagggatttccaagacttatcttatggttgcttgatgggcaagtaactagataaggataaggactgaaaccttaatcccaaccctatataaagacccctaaggccttaggatttcgtacacttgatccctagaagtcctaaggacgaaatcttatacctctcctctctctttatacattctccatttgctcttggtgtttgtaagccattagaggagtgacacttgtgactctaagccttccaaagtcaattcaaggaggaattgggattgttattgctacataacaatcaaggtaatatcttaaacccatttatatgtttccatatgctagaattagggtttatagtcttggattgaaagcatgtacaatagagaaacctagatccaagcattagggtttgtatgaacacataggatgtcttatgaccaaaacccatcagtggtatcaaagccttgactggtttctattgtattgatgcttgctatgtttaaaaaaattcgatttttggtgttctgcttgatggactcggcgagtcccactgtggactcggcgagttgcccctactcggtgagttccagagggtgactcggcgagtcgatgcgtcagacagaggtatattcgggatttcttgctgtttttgcttatggatgattaccttatcatgttagatcaatattaatccgattatatgatatatttgacaatatttttgatctaattgaagatatttatcaattaataagataattgtttccttataagataattgattaattattttgagtaaattgataaattgttttgcaagaaatcattaaataaatcaaatatggataattatgtgattaaatgttaatttgaattatttgttatttgatccttgttgttatgaaaagtttcatattttcccctttaggttttatagtttaaatttgaaccccaaaagttttgttgttttgaaatttaaatagttgaaaccccaaatgttttgaaaaaggtttcaaaacttgccc includes:
- the LOC111896331 gene encoding transmembrane ascorbate ferrireductase 2 isoform X1, giving the protein MVVPVVKFPIFLCVRSLSVLILILVLIWNVHYRGGLALFSKNKALLFNVHPVMMVTGLLLLNGEAMIAYKTISGTKTFKKLVHLSLQFLAFILSLIGLWAVWKFHNDKGIGNFYSLHSWLGLASLLLFAIQWGVGFATFWCSCGSTKFKGSLMTWHMFFGVYIYTLALASCITGVLGKMTFLQMHKIISHYCVEAILVNVLGVLMVVLGGFVIFGVVSPTNGKGDVVLGSIELEEQAMV
- the LOC111896331 gene encoding transmembrane ascorbate ferrireductase 2 isoform X2, whose translation is MVVPVVKFPIFLCVRSLSVLILILVLIWNVHYRGGLALFSKNKALLFNVHPVMMVTGLLLLNGEAMIAYKTISGTKTFKKLVHLSLQFLAFILSLIGLWAVWKFHNDKGIGNFYSLHSWLGLASLLLFAIQWGVGFATFWCSCGSTKFKGKMTFLQMHKIISHYCVEAILVNVLGVLMVVLGGFVIFGVVSPTNGKGDVVLGSIELEEQAMV